The Halomicronema hongdechloris C2206 genome includes a window with the following:
- a CDS encoding Uma2 family endonuclease has translation MTASWLDLPHSLPAEEQRLVLEGVTWQQYDALVILFMNQFPALRMTYLEGTLELMTTSPEHERLKTIIARLIEAFAEELDVDLNGYGATTFRQEAAACGLEPDECYCLGELHEVPDIALEIVLTSGGIDKLKVYQGLGVQEVWFWEHQHLSIYSLIDPESGYQASATNQLLPQLDATFLASFVDNPNQTQAVKAYRRALQA, from the coding sequence ATGACTGCATCCTGGCTCGATCTGCCCCATTCACTCCCAGCCGAGGAACAACGACTGGTATTAGAGGGGGTCACCTGGCAGCAATACGATGCCCTGGTCATTCTTTTCATGAACCAGTTTCCGGCGCTGCGGATGACCTACCTGGAGGGGACCCTCGAACTCATGACCACCTCCCCCGAGCATGAACGCCTCAAGACAATCATTGCTCGCCTGATTGAAGCCTTTGCCGAAGAACTGGACGTAGATCTCAATGGCTATGGCGCTACAACCTTCCGCCAAGAAGCTGCCGCCTGTGGCCTAGAGCCCGATGAATGCTACTGCCTGGGCGAACTCCACGAGGTACCTGACATCGCCCTGGAAATCGTCCTCACCAGTGGCGGTATCGATAAACTCAAGGTTTATCAAGGCTTAGGCGTTCAAGAGGTGTGGTTCTGGGAGCATCAGCACCTTAGCATCTACAGCCTGATAGACCCTGAGTCGGGCTACCAAGCCAGCGCTACGAATCAACTCCTCCCCCAACTTGATGCCACCTTCCTGGCCAGCTTTGTGGATAATCCTAACCAAACTCAAGCCGTCAAAGCCTATCGACGCGCCTTGCAAGCATAG
- a CDS encoding GumC domain-containing protein: MSESSTTPAPQSDPDEISLVDILCFFGRTWKVIALTTVGLSALGVAWTATRPQTYQKHLTVAIAPRQQTIDELRLYAATGLSQAQVDAVATQALSDYRSEGVTTQVEHDTETGLAAVTLRSSQQPSPLENATPALLEALETQLAELLDYACEEVLAALDNRLERQRSIIQELETEIAQAPPLEANLESPQRTALEMQRARTLVELASLEYEQRYIETAQADLDNSVDDFFRVQVISESAVQASGQSLLQVVILAAIASIMISILVAIIVDQLPRLRKELNQAKRSP, from the coding sequence ATGAGTGAGTCGTCTACGACCCCAGCGCCGCAGTCCGACCCCGATGAGATTTCCCTAGTCGACATCCTGTGCTTCTTCGGTCGCACCTGGAAGGTGATTGCCCTGACGACGGTAGGGCTGTCAGCCCTAGGGGTGGCCTGGACGGCAACACGGCCTCAGACCTATCAAAAGCACCTGACGGTTGCCATTGCCCCCAGACAGCAGACCATCGATGAGTTGCGGCTCTATGCAGCAACCGGGCTGAGCCAGGCCCAGGTGGATGCCGTGGCGACTCAGGCGTTATCAGACTACCGCTCCGAGGGGGTGACAACCCAAGTAGAGCACGACACCGAGACGGGCTTGGCGGCAGTGACCCTGCGATCATCGCAGCAGCCGTCCCCCCTCGAGAATGCGACTCCGGCCCTGCTAGAGGCCTTAGAAACCCAATTAGCAGAGCTTTTGGACTATGCCTGCGAAGAAGTGCTGGCCGCCCTAGATAATCGGCTAGAGCGGCAGCGCAGTATTATTCAAGAACTCGAGACCGAAATCGCCCAGGCCCCGCCCCTGGAAGCCAACCTGGAGAGCCCCCAGCGCACTGCCCTAGAAATGCAGCGGGCGCGCACCCTAGTGGAGCTAGCCTCGCTGGAATATGAGCAGCGCTACATCGAGACGGCTCAAGCCGATTTAGACAATAGCGTCGACGATTTCTTTCGGGTCCAGGTAATCTCCGAGTCGGCGGTGCAGGCTTCCGGGCAGTCGTTGCTGCAGGTGGTGATCCTGGCTGCGATCGCAAGTATCATGATCTCTATTCTGGTGGCCATCATCGTCGACCAACTGCCGCGGCTGCGTAAAGAACTCAACCAGGCCAAGCGTAGCCCTTAA
- a CDS encoding MBL fold metallo-hydrolase: protein MLFRQLFDYATWTYSYLVADPATGEAVLVDPVLEQVERDRTLLQELGLTLVYCLETHIHADHVTGSGRLRELTDCQGIVPANAEAACADRQVQHQETLPVGAIAIQAIATHGHTDSHMAYLVNGTHLLSGDALLIRGCGRTDFQSGDAGTLYDHVTQRLFTLPEATWVYPGHDYRGHTVSTIGEEKRYNPRFVGRDRQNFIEFMAQLDLPAPKKIMEAVPANERCGLPQVLV, encoded by the coding sequence ATGTTATTCCGCCAACTGTTTGATTACGCCACCTGGACCTACAGCTATCTGGTGGCGGATCCGGCCACGGGGGAGGCGGTGCTGGTGGATCCGGTCCTAGAGCAGGTGGAGCGCGATCGCACGTTGCTGCAAGAGTTAGGGTTGACCTTGGTCTATTGCCTGGAGACCCACATCCACGCCGATCATGTCACCGGCAGCGGACGACTACGGGAACTCACCGACTGTCAGGGAATTGTGCCGGCCAATGCTGAGGCCGCCTGTGCCGATCGCCAGGTGCAGCATCAGGAAACGCTGCCGGTGGGTGCAATCGCAATTCAGGCCATCGCAACCCATGGCCATACCGACAGCCATATGGCCTATCTGGTCAACGGCACCCACCTCTTGAGCGGTGATGCCCTGTTGATCCGGGGCTGTGGTCGCACCGACTTTCAGAGTGGCGATGCTGGCACCCTCTACGATCACGTCACCCAACGTCTGTTCACCCTACCCGAGGCCACCTGGGTTTATCCGGGGCACGATTACCGCGGCCACACTGTCTCCACCATCGGCGAAGAGAAGCGCTACAATCCTCGCTTCGTCGGTCGCGATCGTCAGAATTTTATTGAATTTATGGCCCAGTTGGATTTGCCTGCTCCGAAAAAAATCATGGAAGCGGTGCCGGCCAATGAGCGCTGTGGGTTGCCTCAGGTCTTGGTGTAA
- a CDS encoding HEPN domain-containing protein: protein MATAQERQRQLQQELSRYLQQLQGDATVQQVIVFGSLVTGEIHPWSDIDLVVIQETPLPFWPRIMAMRRRLQPRVGADILVYTPGEFQQLCQERLFFQQEVLPKARVMHGAQQWFGFADEDLQAAEVLLQAQLYGPACFHSQQAVEKALKGLLVAQGQLPPSIHTLQDLLNLLALDQTTDWPARVADLDGVYLSVRYPDAVAGTEGPDQAMASQLYRNAKDLVRQMREQIA from the coding sequence ATGGCAACGGCCCAGGAACGACAACGGCAATTGCAGCAGGAGTTGAGCCGGTATCTGCAGCAACTGCAGGGCGATGCCACGGTGCAGCAGGTGATCGTGTTTGGTTCGTTGGTGACGGGAGAGATTCATCCCTGGTCAGATATTGACTTGGTGGTGATCCAAGAGACGCCGTTGCCCTTCTGGCCCCGAATAATGGCGATGCGACGGCGACTGCAGCCCCGAGTTGGGGCAGATATTTTGGTCTACACCCCAGGAGAATTTCAGCAGCTCTGTCAGGAACGTCTCTTCTTTCAGCAGGAAGTTTTACCGAAGGCTAGAGTTATGCATGGGGCTCAGCAGTGGTTTGGCTTTGCCGATGAGGACTTGCAGGCTGCTGAGGTGCTGCTGCAGGCTCAGCTCTATGGCCCAGCCTGTTTCCATAGTCAACAGGCTGTTGAGAAGGCACTGAAGGGTCTCTTAGTAGCCCAGGGACAGTTACCGCCGTCGATACACACCTTGCAAGACTTACTTAACCTGCTAGCACTAGACCAGACGACTGATTGGCCTGCTCGGGTGGCGGACCTGGACGGGGTTTATCTATCGGTGCGTTACCCAGATGCGGTGGCTGGGACCGAAGGGCCGGACCAGGCGATGGCCAGTCAGCTCTATAGGAATGCTAAGGACCTAGTGAGGCAGATGCGAGAGCAAATCGCCTAG
- a CDS encoding EamA family transporter: MSLYEFGLLLIAVCASSLGQLLLKLGALKLGQVTAANVVSHMISMATIPALLGGLAAYGLGAIAYILVLTRVPLSVAAPAAALIYLFSVLAGYLVFKEPLPLSRIVGLGLIICGVILVSSR, encoded by the coding sequence GTGAGTCTCTATGAGTTTGGCCTGTTACTGATAGCAGTCTGCGCCAGTTCCCTGGGGCAGTTGCTGCTGAAGCTGGGGGCTCTAAAACTGGGCCAGGTGACGGCCGCGAATGTGGTCAGCCATATGATCAGTATGGCGACGATTCCGGCCTTGCTAGGTGGGCTGGCCGCCTATGGTTTGGGGGCCATTGCCTACATTCTGGTGCTGACTCGGGTGCCTCTCAGCGTAGCGGCTCCGGCCGCGGCCTTGATCTATCTGTTTTCGGTGCTGGCGGGCTATTTAGTGTTTAAGGAACCCCTGCCCCTGAGCCGCATTGTGGGCTTGGGGTTGATCATCTGTGGGGTGATTTTGGTGAGCTCCCGCTGA
- the ndk gene encoding nucleoside-diphosphate kinase, with protein MERTFLMIKPDGVQRGLVGDIISRFETKGFTLVGMKAMTVSKELAEKHYAVHRDKPFFGSLVDFIISGPVIAMVWQGNGVITSARKLIGATNPLSAEPGTIRGDYGLTIGRNIIHGSDALETAEAEIDLWFDAGELIAWESCQRPWLYE; from the coding sequence GTGGAACGGACCTTCTTGATGATCAAGCCTGATGGGGTACAACGCGGGCTGGTAGGCGATATTATTAGTCGTTTTGAAACCAAGGGATTCACCTTGGTGGGCATGAAAGCGATGACCGTCTCGAAAGAGTTAGCCGAGAAACACTACGCCGTCCACCGAGACAAGCCCTTCTTCGGCAGCCTGGTGGATTTCATCATTTCAGGCCCCGTGATCGCCATGGTCTGGCAAGGGAACGGGGTGATTACCTCGGCTCGTAAGCTGATCGGGGCCACCAATCCTCTCTCGGCAGAGCCTGGCACCATTCGCGGCGACTACGGCCTCACCATCGGTCGCAATATTATCCACGGCTCCGATGCTCTAGAGACGGCTGAGGCCGAGATCGATCTCTGGTTCGATGCCGGGGAACTGATCGCTTGGGAGTCTTGCCAGAGGCCCTGGCTGTATGAGTAG
- a CDS encoding metallophosphoesterase family protein, which translates to MLVQQGDERTLSLADFSRQYRGLGYDSDRPYYCQPLAAGVHLIGLNSIGFDAQGQQLRVGHIDPEQLAWLEATLASLSHSLVLVMVHHNVLEHLPGQAASPLGQRYLVANRQTLLDILHRYGVQLLFTGHLHVQDVAQQGSLYEITTGSLVSYPHPYRLIDLYRPQSGPLQLTIETHHVTTVPDWPDLQASSRQWMCDRATPFMTKFLTAPPLNLPAAEAATVVPHLNEFWATIAAGDPLFDFSHLPASPARYLEQFSALGPDGRPQRRDNHTTLTLG; encoded by the coding sequence GTGCTGGTGCAGCAGGGAGATGAGCGCACCCTCAGCCTGGCCGACTTTTCCCGGCAATATCGAGGCCTAGGCTACGACAGCGACCGTCCCTACTACTGCCAACCCCTAGCCGCCGGTGTGCATCTCATCGGCCTCAACTCCATTGGGTTCGATGCCCAGGGCCAGCAGCTACGAGTGGGCCACATCGACCCGGAGCAACTGGCCTGGCTAGAGGCCACCCTGGCCAGCCTCAGCCATAGCTTGGTGTTGGTCATGGTGCACCACAACGTGCTAGAGCATTTGCCGGGCCAGGCAGCTAGTCCTCTGGGGCAACGATATCTGGTGGCCAATCGCCAGACCCTACTGGATATTCTTCACCGCTACGGCGTACAACTCCTGTTTACCGGCCACCTCCATGTCCAAGACGTGGCCCAGCAGGGTAGCCTCTACGAAATCACCACCGGTTCTCTGGTCAGTTATCCCCACCCCTATCGCCTAATTGACCTATATCGGCCCCAAAGTGGTCCGCTACAGCTCACCATCGAGACCCATCACGTCACCACCGTACCCGACTGGCCTGATTTACAGGCCAGCTCTCGCCAGTGGATGTGCGATCGCGCCACCCCCTTCATGACCAAATTCCTGACAGCCCCACCCTTGAACCTGCCCGCCGCCGAAGCCGCCACCGTGGTCCCCCATCTAAACGAGTTTTGGGCCACCATCGCCGCCGGCGATCCCCTCTTCGACTTTTCTCACCTGCCGGCAAGCCCCGCCCGGTATCTGGAACAATTCAGCGCCCTAGGCCCCGATGGCCGGCCCCAGCGCCGCGATAATCACACCACCCTCACCCTGGGGTAA
- the trmB gene encoding tRNA (guanosine(46)-N7)-methyltransferase TrmB — translation MAVVRVRQHVNPLSERYQQPVDPPTWSAIYGRPQQPLHLDIGCGKGEFLFQMATLQPEWNFLGVEIRRPLVQRALQWRDQAALENLHFLFCNVNVSLRHLLDSPAAPPLHRVSIQFPDPWFKKRHQKRRVVQPELVAELSAFLVSAGQVVVQSDVEAVAQEMCDRIAEHPAFQRSHSGWLPASPFPARSGSENASP, via the coding sequence GTGGCCGTGGTACGTGTGCGACAACATGTCAACCCCTTGAGTGAGAGGTACCAGCAGCCAGTGGATCCCCCTACCTGGTCGGCAATCTATGGGCGGCCTCAGCAGCCGCTGCATCTGGATATCGGCTGTGGCAAGGGCGAGTTCTTGTTCCAGATGGCCACCCTACAGCCAGAGTGGAACTTTCTGGGGGTAGAGATCCGCAGGCCGCTGGTGCAACGGGCCCTGCAGTGGCGGGATCAGGCGGCCCTGGAAAATCTGCATTTTCTTTTCTGCAATGTCAATGTGTCCCTCAGGCACCTCCTCGATAGCCCGGCAGCACCGCCCCTGCATCGGGTCAGCATTCAGTTTCCCGATCCTTGGTTCAAAAAGCGACACCAGAAGCGGCGGGTAGTGCAACCGGAACTGGTAGCCGAGCTGTCGGCCTTCTTGGTGTCGGCAGGCCAGGTAGTGGTGCAGTCGGATGTGGAGGCCGTGGCCCAGGAGATGTGCGATCGCATCGCCGAACACCCCGCCTTTCAACGATCCCACTCGGGTTGGCTACCAGCGAGTCCCTTCCCGGCCCGGAGCGGGAGCGAGAACGCATCACCCTAG
- a CDS encoding phospholipid carrier-dependent glycosyltransferase translates to MIAFWHRLIRQWKLLTQHPLALGIGLFWGLALGLRLWQLGRFNTLVFDEVYYVQFAVDYLHQTPSFDAHPPLGKYLIALGIWLAQQVPLAGLPSNGETGLALSPISYRWLNAVTGSLLVPVVAGLAYGLARPCSQAGRTTITLVAAGLMAVEGFSLVESRYGLINIYWLLLGLLGQALWLQSPRLPWRLGAGLALGAAMAVKWNGAGFWLALVLLAGIGHWPRLREQVPPTLRGVPWRQGILSLGLVPLATYGLLWLPHLHLAQTNLLSIHWQIWQTHQQIGGVSHPYCSAWYTWPLLLRPIAYVYQRRPLSGNLSEVIYDVHGLGNPILWWLSTAAILVLLAKVLSRWRHWGARPGDGIAPFLLVNYATNWLPWLLVSRCTFLYHYFGSLVVSLMALAWLISGWLQGRHRLAAWLLLGAIAVAFLFWLPLYLGWPLTPAAWQRRFWLPSWI, encoded by the coding sequence ATGATTGCTTTCTGGCATCGGTTAATTCGGCAGTGGAAACTGTTGACCCAGCACCCCCTGGCCTTGGGAATCGGTCTGTTCTGGGGCTTGGCCTTGGGGCTGCGGCTGTGGCAGCTGGGCCGCTTCAATACCCTAGTCTTCGACGAAGTCTACTACGTGCAGTTCGCCGTCGATTACCTGCACCAGACCCCTAGTTTCGACGCCCATCCCCCCCTGGGTAAATACCTGATTGCCCTGGGCATCTGGCTGGCCCAGCAAGTGCCCCTGGCAGGGCTGCCCAGCAATGGCGAAACGGGCCTGGCCCTCAGCCCGATCAGCTACCGCTGGCTGAATGCTGTGACCGGTAGCCTGCTGGTGCCAGTGGTGGCGGGGCTGGCCTATGGGTTAGCCCGGCCCTGCTCCCAGGCTGGCCGGACCACGATTACCCTGGTGGCCGCCGGGCTCATGGCTGTCGAGGGCTTTAGCCTGGTGGAATCCCGCTATGGCCTGATTAACATCTACTGGCTGCTGTTGGGGCTGCTGGGTCAGGCCCTGTGGCTGCAGTCGCCCCGATTACCCTGGCGTCTAGGGGCTGGTCTGGCCCTGGGGGCCGCCATGGCGGTGAAGTGGAACGGGGCTGGCTTCTGGCTGGCCCTAGTACTGCTGGCAGGCATCGGCCATTGGCCTCGACTACGGGAACAGGTGCCGCCCACGCTGCGGGGAGTGCCCTGGCGGCAAGGCATCCTCTCTCTGGGGTTGGTGCCCCTGGCCACCTATGGCCTGCTGTGGCTGCCCCATCTGCACCTGGCCCAGACCAATTTGCTGAGCATCCACTGGCAGATCTGGCAGACCCACCAGCAGATCGGCGGGGTCAGTCATCCCTACTGTTCGGCCTGGTATACCTGGCCCCTGCTGCTGCGACCCATTGCCTATGTCTATCAACGGCGGCCGCTGTCGGGGAATCTGTCGGAGGTAATCTATGACGTGCACGGCTTGGGCAATCCCATCCTCTGGTGGTTGTCGACGGCGGCGATCCTGGTCCTGCTGGCAAAGGTCCTGAGTCGGTGGCGCCACTGGGGGGCTAGGCCGGGAGATGGCATTGCTCCCTTCCTGCTGGTGAATTACGCCACCAACTGGTTGCCCTGGCTGCTAGTCAGCCGCTGCACGTTTCTCTACCACTATTTCGGGTCTCTGGTGGTGAGTCTGATGGCCCTGGCCTGGCTAATCAGTGGCTGGCTCCAGGGTCGTCACCGGCTGGCGGCATGGCTGCTGCTGGGGGCCATTGCCGTGGCTTTTCTCTTTTGGTTGCCGCTATATCTGGGCTGGCCGCTGACGCCGGCAGCCTGGCAGCGGCGGTTCTGGCTGCCGTCTTGGATTTAG